A portion of the Sulfuriferula sp. AH1 genome contains these proteins:
- a CDS encoding secretin N-terminal domain-containing protein produces MRRLGWILLVCLSLQSRAGELEVIQLQNRSVSEVLPVLQPLLEPGATLTGMNDQLILRASDRNRAEIKKVLATLDQASRQLVIYVRQSMTQDRQQRGINATGTVVLGNGASISQPVLDSGHGPRTVRPQTSSVDINVQDRQRRSQDAADQMVRVMDGGSAYISAGVSVPIPMRSVYLSSTGAVITESTVYQDLASGFYATPRLMGERVSIDISPQQNSPQYGVYGTQAVQRLYTTVQTRLGEWVQIGGAGTSTNRQSRQLFGGNNQTSMTQRSVWLKVEAE; encoded by the coding sequence ATGAGACGTCTTGGCTGGATATTGCTGGTCTGCCTGTCGCTGCAAAGCCGGGCTGGTGAGCTGGAAGTGATACAGCTGCAAAATCGCAGCGTCAGCGAAGTATTGCCCGTGTTGCAGCCCTTGCTGGAACCGGGCGCTACGCTGACGGGCATGAACGACCAGTTGATATTGCGGGCATCGGATCGCAATCGCGCCGAGATCAAAAAAGTGCTGGCGACGCTGGATCAGGCGTCGCGCCAGCTGGTGATTTACGTGCGGCAGAGCATGACACAGGACCGCCAGCAGCGCGGGATCAATGCAACAGGGACAGTGGTGCTGGGAAATGGCGCGAGTATCAGCCAGCCAGTTCTCGATTCCGGTCATGGGCCGCGCACCGTGCGTCCGCAAACTTCCTCCGTTGATATCAATGTGCAGGATCGCCAGCGCCGGAGTCAGGATGCCGCAGATCAGATGGTGCGGGTGATGGATGGCGGCAGTGCCTACATCAGTGCCGGTGTGTCTGTACCGATACCCATGCGCAGCGTATATTTGAGTTCGACAGGTGCCGTGATTACGGAATCCACAGTGTATCAGGATCTGGCATCAGGGTTTTATGCGACACCACGCCTCATGGGCGAACGTGTCAGCATTGACATCAGTCCGCAGCAAAATAGTCCGCAGTATGGTGTTTATGGCACGCAAGCGGTACAACGGCTGTATACCACAGTACAAACCAGGCTGGGGGAGTGGGTGCAGATAGGTGGTGCGGGTACCTCAACCAACAGGCAAAGCCGCCAGCTATTCGGCGGCAATAATCAAACCAGTATGACTCAACGTAGCGTATGGCTCAAGGTCGAGGCCGAGTAG
- a CDS encoding MBL fold metallo-hydrolase gives MIKLLAMMCLFWLGSAHASEYAAVSVPMVPIKVGKHSYYVQGMAGAASSANQGFMSNAGFVVTKDSVLVFDTLGTPSLAAELVKKIREITPLPIKRVIISHYHADHFYGLQVFKELGAESWAHKNGQGAVDSEAAAERLTQRRETLFPWVDENTKLLPADKWLDGDTDFEMGGVHFLLRYVGPAHTAEDMAMLVKEDGVLYTGDLVFRGRVPFVGDADSKAWLTALNKLIALKPRVMVAGHGAASLKPQQDLEFTRDYLEFLRKSMGQAVANLEPFDEAYAHTDWSKYARLPAFEQANRQNAYNTYLLMEKESLAQ, from the coding sequence ATGATTAAATTATTAGCAATGATGTGCCTGTTCTGGCTAGGTAGTGCGCATGCGAGCGAATATGCCGCAGTGAGCGTACCCATGGTGCCGATCAAGGTCGGCAAGCATAGTTATTATGTGCAAGGAATGGCAGGCGCCGCGTCGTCGGCAAATCAGGGCTTTATGTCGAATGCCGGATTCGTGGTGACCAAGGACTCGGTGCTGGTGTTCGATACATTGGGAACGCCTTCGCTGGCGGCGGAACTGGTGAAGAAAATACGTGAAATCACTCCGTTGCCTATCAAACGCGTAATCATCAGTCATTATCATGCTGACCATTTTTACGGCCTGCAGGTATTCAAGGAACTGGGCGCGGAATCCTGGGCGCACAAGAACGGACAAGGCGCGGTGGATTCCGAAGCCGCTGCCGAGCGGCTGACACAGCGCCGCGAAACCTTGTTCCCGTGGGTCGATGAAAACACCAAATTGTTACCGGCTGACAAATGGCTGGATGGCGATACCGATTTTGAAATGGGCGGTGTGCATTTCCTGTTGCGCTATGTCGGTCCTGCGCATACCGCGGAAGATATGGCGATGCTGGTGAAGGAAGACGGCGTGCTCTATACCGGCGACCTGGTGTTTCGGGGGCGGGTACCGTTTGTCGGCGATGCGGACAGCAAAGCCTGGCTGACGGCATTGAATAAGCTGATTGCGCTGAAGCCGCGCGTGATGGTGGCTGGGCATGGCGCCGCCTCGCTCAAACCGCAGCAAGATCTGGAATTTACCCGGGATTATCTGGAATTCCTGCGCAAATCGATGGGACAGGCCGTAGCGAATCTGGAGCCGTTCGACGAAGCCTATGCGCATACCGACTGGAGCAAATATGCCAGGCTGCCGGCGTTTGAGCAGGCTAATCGCCAGAATGCCTATAATACCTATCTGTTAATGGAGAAAGAATCGCTCGCGCAATGA